One genomic region from Sphingobacterium sp. UGAL515B_05 encodes:
- a CDS encoding VOC family protein, with translation MKLNLNKIHHIAIICSNYERSKKFYTDILGLEIAREYYRVERDSYKLDLKLNDHYIIELFSFPSPPNRLSFPEAAGLRHLAFEVDNLDLELNKLEKAGVSHEGIRIDELTNKRFTFFFDPDQVPIELYER, from the coding sequence ATGAAATTAAACCTCAACAAGATACATCATATCGCCATTATCTGTAGCAACTATGAGCGTTCAAAGAAATTCTATACTGATATACTGGGGCTAGAGATTGCTAGAGAATACTATCGTGTGGAACGTGATTCCTACAAACTGGATCTCAAACTCAATGATCATTACATTATAGAACTTTTTTCGTTCCCATCACCACCCAATCGGCTTAGCTTTCCAGAAGCGGCCGGTTTAAGACATCTTGCATTTGAAGTCGATAATCTCGACCTAGAATTAAATAAGCTCGAAAAAGCAGGTGTATCACATGAAGGGATCAGAATAGACGAGTTAACAAATAAACGCTTTACATTCTTTTTTGATCCTGATCAGGTTCCAATAGAACTATACGAACGTTAA